TACCAGCCGAACCCGGTCTGATCGAGGTCGTCGCCGTCGATGTCGCAGCACACCGTCACGCGCGCGTACTCGGCTCCGGTGGTGAGGTGCAGGCGCAGGCGGGCGCGCGGCGGTGCCGCGGCGACCAGTTGCGTACATGCCTCGTCGACGCCGATCTTCACGTCGGCGATCGTGTCGAGGCCGAAGTCCTCGGCGAGCAACACCGCCTCGACGAGGTTGCGGACGACCGCTATCCGCCCGGATACCGCCTCCACCGATAGTTCGACGACATCGCTGTCCACCGCAACTCTGCCTTCCGTGTCGCTGTTCGCGTCCTCGCCCAGTGGGCGACGAGGCCGGATTACCCGTCCGCCTCGGTGTTCAAACCTTCGGCCGGGACCAGATCGAGCCGCACCCCCAGCAATCGCACCGGGCGATCGAGTTCGAAATCGTCGAGCAGTGCGTGCAGCACGGGGAGGATCTGCCCGGCGTCGACGGTGACGGCACCGAGTTTGCGCGACTTGGTGCGGGTGAAGAAGGTCTTGGTCCGCAGTGTGACGGCGACGCGGAAGACCTCGCGCCCCTCGTCGACGACCTGCGCGAGCACGTGGGCGGCGAGGTCGTCGACGGCGGCGTGCAACTCGGCCGGATCGGTGAGGTCGGTCGGGAAGGTACGCGAATGCGAATGCGATTTCGCCTCCCACGGCTCCTCGGTGACCGTCGAGTCACCGCCACCGCGGCACAGCACGTACAGCCAATTCCCCTGGTGCGGGCCGAAGGTCGTGATCAGGTCGTCCTTGGGCGTCGCCACCAATTCGTCGACGGTGTTCACGCCGATCGTCGCCAGTTTGGCCGCGGTCTTCGGCCCGACGCTCCACAACTCGCGCGTCGGCTGACCGCCCATCAGCTCGCCCCAGTTGTCGGCGTCGAGGGTGAACACCCGCGGCCCGTCGTCGACGGGCTGCTTCTTGGCGAAGTTGGTGGCCATCTTGGCGCGCTGCTTGTTGTCGCTGATCCCGATCGACGACGGGAGGCCGGTGACCTCGGCGATCGCCGAGATGACGTCGCCGGCGACTCCCGCCGCCCGCCCGGCGTCCAGCGCCCCGACGTCGAGATAGGCCTCGTCCCACCCCCACACCTCGACAGGGCCGAAGGTGCGCAGCACGCCCATCACCTGCGCCGACGCCTCGTCGTACGCGTCGGTGTCCAAGGGGACGAATACCGCGTCGGGCATCTTCTTGTGCGCTGCCCGCAGCGGCATGCCGGCGCGCACCCCCTGCGCGCGTGCCTCGTACGACGCGCAGGTCACGACCTTGCGCGGCTGGGTCGGATCGCCCTCGCCGCCGACGATGACCGGCACCCCGACGAGTTCCGGACTGCGGCGGCGCTCCACCGACACCTGGAATTGATCCAGGTCGACGTGCAGGATGCGCGAGGTGCCCACGAGCCCAGGGTAGGCGGCCCCGCCCCGTTATCGCTTGGCGCGGGTGCAGTTCGGCTCGGCCGGCTTCTCCGGCCACACGCAGATGTCGATGAAGGTCTGCTGCTCGAATCCACCGCCGTCGACGACGGTGTACGCGTTGCCCTGCGAGCCGACGTAGGTCGCGCCGCCGCCGGTACCGCCCTCCGAGGTGACGATCGTGGTCATGGCCCAACCCTTGTCCCGCAGCGCGTTGCGGTAGGCGACCATCGAGGGCCCGGGCGCCCCCGTCGCTTCGTAGTGCATGCGGATTCCGTTGCTGGCGATCGGGTCCGGCCCGACCGTCCGGGTCACCCCCGCCGGCACCGGGATCGACGACTTGAGGTCCTCCGGCGACTTGGTCTCGGTCGTCGAGCTGGAACAACCCGAGACGACGACGCCGGCGGTGAGGACGAGCGCGGCAAGAGCGGTGGCAGTGCGGGTCATGGGCAGAGCCTCTCTAATTGGATGAGAGCGCAATCTTAAGGCCGGCCACCCGCAAACCCCACACTTTCGGACATACCCGACGGGTAGGAGGTGTTGGGTTTGTCCGAATGTGCGGGGTTTGCCCGTCAAAGGAGACCGGCGCGCTGCAATTGGATCCGAACACGGTTGGGAACCCGCTTCGGCGTGCACAGATCCGTCCAGGTCCAGCGGACGACGATGATCCCCAAGTCCTGCAACCGACTCTCGCGCTCCTTCTCGCGGCGGAGGGCGGAATCGGTGTCTTCGCCCGCCTTGAGGTACTTCACGTACTTCTCGAGTCCGTCGAATTCTCCGACGACGAGGATCTTCCCGTCGTCGTCAACCCAGTCGAAGTCCGGCCGCGCCACAAAGCGACCGTGCTCGTCGAAGACCTCGGTCTGCAGACGATGAATCGGGATCCCGTTGAGTATCAGTTGGGCGCGGCTCCACGACTCGCCGGGATTCTCCGCCAGCCCGTCCGCGTGACGGAGCGCTTCGCGTGCGACGCCGACACCGGTCCGGGGTTCGCGACCATGCGCCTCCATCCGACTGCGGTCGGCACCGCATCGAAGCGCTCCATCCAGTACGGCGAGCGCGCCGGCGAAACCTTGGGGCGACGTGCGCGCGACATCGAAGGCTGTCCGTTCCACGCTGGTCGCGCGCACTCCGTCGATCACGACGGCATCGGCGGCAGCGACGTTTCCCGGATGCAGGTGTCGCGTCTTTCGCTTGTACCCACGATCGGAGCTCGGCGAGGTCAAATGCAATCGAGACAGATCCGGCCGCAGCATCGGCAATCCGTGCAACGTCGCCGCCGAAGCGTGACTGACGACGGCCCCAGCCGGGTTGTCCATGGCGAGGACTCGAAGTCGGTGTGCGTCGCTCGGCCACCGATCCGCCGGCGGCGCGTACACACCGCGACCGACGCGGACCAACAGTCCAGCCGATACGGCCCGGTCCAACTGCCGAACGGACAGACCCTGCGCAGCTGCGTCCCGCGCCCGCAGATATCCGTCCCCACCCAGACTGATCGTCGTCATGCCCCTTAGACGCAGCGCAGCACCCCACGGTTCCCGACCATCACGCACCGCGTCGCAAACCCTGCAGATACGGACATACCCCGCACCTTTTCGATGCGGGGTATGTCCTGAACTGCAGGGTTTGCGCTACAACCTGCGTCTAGACGTTGTAGTCGCCGTAGCCGTAGTCGTCCAGCGGCACCGCAGCGCCGGCGGGAGCACCAAAGGTGCCGTCCGGGCTGTAGTAGGTGTCGTCGTAGTTCGGCACCGCGTAGGCCGCGGCCCGAGCCTCTTCGGTCGGCTCCACCTGGATGTTGCGGTACCGGTTGATACCGGTACCGGCCGGGATGAGCTTACCGATGATGACGTTCTCCTTGAGACCGATGAGCTTGTCGCTGCGGCTGTTGATGGCCGCATCGGTGAGCACTCGGGTGGTCTCCTGGAAGGACGCCGCCGACAGCCACGAATCGGTGGCCAGCGATGCCTTGGTGATACCCATGAGCACCGGGCGACCCGACGCGGGCTCGCCGCCCTCGCCGACGACCCGACGGTTCTCCGACTCGAAGTCGGTGCGCTCCACCAGCGAACCGGGCAGGAACTCCGTCGCACCCGACTCGATGATCTGCACGCGGCGCAGCATCTGACGAACGATCGTCTCGATGTGCTTGTCGTGGATCGACACGCCCTGGCTCCGGTACACCTCCTGGACCTCGTTGACGAGGTGGACCTGTACCTGGCGCGGGCCCATGACGCGCAGGACCTCGTGCGGGTCCGCCGCGCCCTCCATGAGCTGCTGGCCGAGTTCGACGTGGTCGCCGTCGGCGAGCAGGCGCTCGGAGCCGTCGTCGTGCTTGAAGACACGCAGACGCTGACGCTTCGAGATCTTCTCGACCGCGACCTCCTCCGAACCGTCGTCGGGGATGATCGTGAGCTTGTAGAACCGATCGTCGTCCTCGAGGCGGATGCGGCCGGAGACCTCGGCGATCGGGGCCTTGCCCTTGGGGACGCGGGCCTCGAACAGCTCCTGGACACGCGGCAGACCACCGGTGATGTCGTCACCGACGCCACCCTGGTGGAAGGTACGCATGGTCAGCTGGGTGCCGGGCTCACCGATCGACTGGGCCGCGATGATGCCGACGGCCTCGCCGATGTCGACGAGCTTGCCCGTCGCCATCGAACGGCCGTAGCACATGGCGCAGACGCCGGTGCCGGTGTCACAGGTCAGGACCGAGCGGACCTTGACCGAGTCGATGCCGGCCTCGAGCAGCGCCGCGATGGCCGGATCACCTAGGTCGTGACCGCACTCGACGATCACGTTGCCCTTCGCGTCGACCGCGTCGGCGGCCAGCGTGCGGGCGTACGCACTCGTCTCGACATGCGCGTCGCGGATGATCGAGCCGTCGGCCTGCTTCTCGCCCAACGGCACGGTGATGCCGCGGTCGGTGCCACAGTCCGTCTCGCGCACGATGACGTCTTGGCTGACGTCGACCAGACGACGGGTCAGGTAACCCGAGTCGGCCGTGCGCAGCGCGGTGTCGGCGAGGCCCTTACGGGCACCGTGCGTGTTGATGAAGTACTCGGCGACGGTCAGTCCCTCGCGGAACGACGACTTGATCGGCCGCGGGATGAACTCACCCTTCGGGTTGGTCACCAGACCCTTCATGCCCGACAGGTTGCGGACCTGGGTGAGGTTACCGGTGGCGCCCGACATCGGGATCATGACGATCGGGTTGTCGGCCGGGTAGTAATCCTCCATGGCCTTACCGACTTCCTCGGTGGCCTGCTTCCAGATCTCGACCAGCGAGTCGCGACGCTCGTCCGGGGTGAGCGCACCGCGCTGGAACTTGCGCTCCAGGTTGTCCGCCCGCTCCTCGTACTTGTCGAGGATCTCGCCCTTGGTCGGCGGCACGAGCACGTCGGACATGGCGACGGTGACGCCCGAGCGGGTCGCCCAGTAGAAGCCGACGTCCTTGAGCTTGTCGACGGTCTGAGCGACGACGATCATCGGGTAGCGCTCGGCCAGATCGTTGATGATCACGGCCTGACGCTTCTTCGGCATCTGCTCGTTGACGAACGGGTACTCGACGGGGAGCAACTCGTTGAACAGGACGCGACCCAGGCTGCTGACGATCTCCCACGGCTGGCCGTAGGCCCAACCGTCGGGGAACTGCTCCGCCTCGATCTCCGGCGTCGGACGCTGGTCGGTCAGCCGGATCTTGATCTGCGTCTGCACGGTGATCGCACCGCGGTCAACGGCCATGATGGCCTCGGCCGGGCTCGAGTACACGCCGCGCTCGACGTCGTCCTTGGTGGCCTCGCGGTATTCGCCGTCGAGGCCGTCCTTGATGGTGGTCAGGTAGTACAACCCGGTCACCATGTCCAGACGCGGCATCGCCAGCGGGCGACCCGAGGCCGGGGACAGGATGTTGTTCGACGACAGCATCAGGATGCGGGCCTCGGCCTGCGCCTCCGCGCTCAGCGGGAGGTGTACGGCCATCTGGTCACCGTCGAAGTCGGCGTTGAAGGCCTCACACACCAGCGGGTGCAGCTGGATGGCCTTGCCCTCGACGAGCTGCGGCTCGAAGGCCTGGATACCCAGGCGGTGCAGCGTCGGGGCACGGTTCAGCAGCACCGGGTGCTCGGCGATGACCTCTTCGAGGACATCCCACACGGCCGGGCGCTGGCGCTCGACCATGCGCTTGGCCGACTTGATGTTCTGCGCCTGGTTCAGGTCGACGAGGCGCTTCATCACGAACGGCTTGAACAGCTCCAGGGCCATCAGCTTGGGCAGACCGCACTGGTGCAGCTGCAGCTGCGGGCCGACGACGATGACCGAACGGCCCGAGTAGTCGACGCGCTTGCCCAGCAGGTTCTGGCGGAAGCGGCCCTGCTTGCCCTTGAGCAGATCGCTCAGCGACTTCAGCGGACGGTTGCCCGGTCCGGTGACCGGGCGGCCGCGCCGGCCGTTGTCGAACAGCGCGTCCACCGACTCCTGCAGCATCCGCTTCTCGTTGTTGACGATGATCTCGGGCGCACCCAGATCGATCAGTCGCTTGAGGCGGTTGTTGCGGTTGATGACGCGACGGTAGAGGTCGTTCAGGTCCGAGGTGGCGAAGCGGCCACCGTCGAGCTGGACCATCGGGCGCAGCTCCGGCGGGATCACCGGAACGGCGTCGAGGACCATCCCCAGCGGCGAGTTGCCCGACTGCTGGAAGGCCGCGACGACCTTCAGCCGCTTGAGCGCGCGCAGCTTCTTCTGGCCCTTACCGGTGCGGATGATCTCGCGCAGCGACTCGGCCTCGGCGTCGATGTCGAAGTCCTCGAGGAGCTTCTTGATCGCCTCGGCACCCATGGCGCCGGTGAAGTACTCACCGAAGCGGCCCTCGAGCTCGCGGTAGATCTTCTCGTCGACGATGAGCTCGCCCGGCTTCAGCTTGGTGAAGCGGTCCCAGATCTCCTCGAGCTCGTCGAGCTGGCGCCCGGCGGCGTCGCGCATGCGCTTCATCTCGCGCTCGGCGGCATCCTTGACCTTGCGCTTGGCGTCGGACTTGGCGCCCTCGGCCTCCAGCTCGGCCAGGTCGGCCTCCAGCTTGGTCTGGCGCTCGTTGAGGGCGACGTCGCGGTCGTCCTCCAATGCCTTGCGCTCGACCTCGATCTCGGCCTGCAGCGTGGAGAACTCGTTGTGGCGCAGCTCCTCGTCGACGGCGGTGATCACGTAGGCCGCGAAGTAGATGATCTTCTCGAGATCCTTCGGGGCCAGGTCCAGCAGGTAGCCCAAGCGCGACGGGACGCCCTTGAAGTACCAGATGTGGGTGACCGGCGCGGCCAGCTCGATGTGGCCCATCCGCTCGCGGCGCACCTTGGCGCGAGTGACCTCGACGCCGCAGCGCTCGCAGATGATGCCCTTGAAGCGGACGCGCTTGTACTTACCGCAGTAGCACTCCCAGTCGCGAGTCGGTCCGAAGATCTTCTCGCAGAACAGGCCGTCCTTCTCGGGCTTGAGCGTGCGGTAGTTGATGGTCTCCGGCTTCTTGACCTCGCCGTAGGACCAGTTGTGGATGTCATCGGCCGTGGCCAGGCCGATCTTCAGTTCGTCGAAGTAGTTAACGTCGAGCACTTGTGCCTCTCAGTTAGAAAAGTAGCTGGTCGTATCAGTTGGCGAGGTCGTCGATGCTGGCCGACTCGTTGCGGGACAGGTTGATGCCGAGGTTGGCCGCTGCGCGCTCCAGGTCCTCGTCGTCGTTGTCCGCCATCGTGATGGCCGCGCCGTCGGAGGAGAGCACCTCGACGTTCAGGCAGAGCGACTGAAGCTCCTTCAGCAGCACCTTGAACGACTCCGGGATACCCGGCTCGGGGATGTTCTCGCCCTTGACGATGGCCTCGTAGACCTTGACTCGGCCGACGACGTCGTCGGACTTGATCGTCAACAGCTCCTGCAGCGTGTACGCCGCACCGTAGGCCTGCATGGCCCAGCACTCCATCTCACCGAAGCGCTGGCCACCGAACTGGGCCTTACCGCCGAGCGGCTGCTGGGTGATCATCGAGTACGGACCCGTCGAACGCGCGTGGATCTTGTCGTCGACGAGGTGGTGCAGCTTGATGATGTACATGTAGCCGACCGCGACCGGGTACGGGAACGGTTCGCCGGAGCGCCCGTCGAACAGGATCGCCTTGCCGTTGCCGTCGACCATGACGTCGCCGTCACGGTTGGGCAGCGTCGACGAGAGCAGACCCGTCAGCTCCTCTTCCTTCGCACCGTCGAAGACGGGCGTCGCGGTGAGCGAGTCGGGCTCCGCGGAGTACATCTCCTCGGGCAGCTTCTCGGCCCAATCCGGCACGCCCGCGGCGACGTCGATGTTCCAGCCGGCCTTGGCGACCCAACCGAGGTGGGTCTCCAGGATCTGGCCGATGTTCATACGACGCGGGACACCGTGGGTGTTGAGGATGATGTCGACCGGCGTGCCGTCGGGCAGGAACGGCATGTCCTCCTGCGGGAGGATCTTGCCGATGACGCCCTTGTTACCGTGGCGGCCGGCGAGCTTGTCACCGTCGGAGATCTTGCGCTTCTGCGCGACGTAGACGCGGACGAGCTCGTTGACGCCCGGGGGCAGATCGTCGTCGTCGTCGCGGCTGAAGACTCGCACGCCGATGACCTTGCCGGTCTCGCCGTGGGGCACCTTCAGCGACGTGTCGCGGACCTCGCGGGCCTTCTCGCCGAAGATCGCGCGCAGCAGGCGCTCCTCCGGGGTCAGCTCGGTCTCACCCTTCGGCGTGACCTTGCCGACGAGGACGTCGCCGTCGCGGACCTCGGCACCGATGCGCACGATGCCGCGCTCGTCGAGGTCGGCGAGGACCTCGTCGGAGACGTTCGGGATGTCCCGGGTGATCTCCTCGGCACCGAGCTTGGTGTCGCGGGCGTCGATCTCGTGCTCCTCGATGTGGATCGAGGTGAGGGTGTCCTCCTCGACGAGGCGCTGGCTCAGGATGATCGCGTCCTCGTAGTTGTGGCCCTCCCACGGCATGATCGCGACGAGCAGGTTCTTGCCCAGCGCCATCTCACCGTTCTCGGTACACGGACCGTCGGCGAGCACCTGACCGGCCTCGACGCGCTGACCCTCCTCGACGATCGGGCGCTGGTTGGCGCACGTGCCGTGGTTGGAGCGCTCGAACTTGCGCAGCTGGTAGCTCTCGCGGGTGCCGTCGTCGTCCATGACGGTGATG
This genomic interval from Gordonia sp. X0973 contains the following:
- a CDS encoding type IV toxin-antitoxin system AbiEi family antitoxin domain-containing protein; this translates as MTTISLGGDGYLRARDAAAQGLSVRQLDRAVSAGLLVRVGRGVYAPPADRWPSDAHRLRVLAMDNPAGAVVSHASAATLHGLPMLRPDLSRLHLTSPSSDRGYKRKTRHLHPGNVAAADAVVIDGVRATSVERTAFDVARTSPQGFAGALAVLDGALRCGADRSRMEAHGREPRTGVGVAREALRHADGLAENPGESWSRAQLILNGIPIHRLQTEVFDEHGRFVARPDFDWVDDDGKILVVGEFDGLEKYVKYLKAGEDTDSALRREKERESRLQDLGIIVVRWTWTDLCTPKRVPNRVRIQLQRAGLL
- a CDS encoding DNA-directed RNA polymerase subunit beta', with the translated sequence MLDVNYFDELKIGLATADDIHNWSYGEVKKPETINYRTLKPEKDGLFCEKIFGPTRDWECYCGKYKRVRFKGIICERCGVEVTRAKVRRERMGHIELAAPVTHIWYFKGVPSRLGYLLDLAPKDLEKIIYFAAYVITAVDEELRHNEFSTLQAEIEVERKALEDDRDVALNERQTKLEADLAELEAEGAKSDAKRKVKDAAEREMKRMRDAAGRQLDELEEIWDRFTKLKPGELIVDEKIYRELEGRFGEYFTGAMGAEAIKKLLEDFDIDAEAESLREIIRTGKGQKKLRALKRLKVVAAFQQSGNSPLGMVLDAVPVIPPELRPMVQLDGGRFATSDLNDLYRRVINRNNRLKRLIDLGAPEIIVNNEKRMLQESVDALFDNGRRGRPVTGPGNRPLKSLSDLLKGKQGRFRQNLLGKRVDYSGRSVIVVGPQLQLHQCGLPKLMALELFKPFVMKRLVDLNQAQNIKSAKRMVERQRPAVWDVLEEVIAEHPVLLNRAPTLHRLGIQAFEPQLVEGKAIQLHPLVCEAFNADFDGDQMAVHLPLSAEAQAEARILMLSSNNILSPASGRPLAMPRLDMVTGLYYLTTIKDGLDGEYREATKDDVERGVYSSPAEAIMAVDRGAITVQTQIKIRLTDQRPTPEIEAEQFPDGWAYGQPWEIVSSLGRVLFNELLPVEYPFVNEQMPKKRQAVIINDLAERYPMIVVAQTVDKLKDVGFYWATRSGVTVAMSDVLVPPTKGEILDKYEERADNLERKFQRGALTPDERRDSLVEIWKQATEEVGKAMEDYYPADNPIVMIPMSGATGNLTQVRNLSGMKGLVTNPKGEFIPRPIKSSFREGLTVAEYFINTHGARKGLADTALRTADSGYLTRRLVDVSQDVIVRETDCGTDRGITVPLGEKQADGSIIRDAHVETSAYARTLAADAVDAKGNVIVECGHDLGDPAIAALLEAGIDSVKVRSVLTCDTGTGVCAMCYGRSMATGKLVDIGEAVGIIAAQSIGEPGTQLTMRTFHQGGVGDDITGGLPRVQELFEARVPKGKAPIAEVSGRIRLEDDDRFYKLTIIPDDGSEEVAVEKISKRQRLRVFKHDDGSERLLADGDHVELGQQLMEGAADPHEVLRVMGPRQVQVHLVNEVQEVYRSQGVSIHDKHIETIVRQMLRRVQIIESGATEFLPGSLVERTDFESENRRVVGEGGEPASGRPVLMGITKASLATDSWLSAASFQETTRVLTDAAINSRSDKLIGLKENVIIGKLIPAGTGINRYRNIQVEPTEEARAAAYAVPNYDDTYYSPDGTFGAPAGAAVPLDDYGYGDYNV
- a CDS encoding DNA polymerase IV, with protein sequence MGTSRILHVDLDQFQVSVERRRSPELVGVPVIVGGEGDPTQPRKVVTCASYEARAQGVRAGMPLRAAHKKMPDAVFVPLDTDAYDEASAQVMGVLRTFGPVEVWGWDEAYLDVGALDAGRAAGVAGDVISAIAEVTGLPSSIGISDNKQRAKMATNFAKKQPVDDGPRVFTLDADNWGELMGGQPTRELWSVGPKTAAKLATIGVNTVDELVATPKDDLITTFGPHQGNWLYVLCRGGGDSTVTEEPWEAKSHSHSRTFPTDLTDPAELHAAVDDLAAHVLAQVVDEGREVFRVAVTLRTKTFFTRTKSRKLGAVTVDAGQILPVLHALLDDFELDRPVRLLGVRLDLVPAEGLNTEADG